The DNA region CTGAAGTACGAACTGCCGGACGACGTGGACCTGCAGCGCGAGGTGTACAAGCACCTGAAAGCCGCCCTGGGCAGCCTTCACCCCATGCAGAACTCCGGACGGGCCGCGTGACCGTCCGCACGGCGCCCCGCCGCGCCGCTGAGGCCTCCGCGCGCGTCCACCTGCTCCGCCAGGACCGCTCCGAGCCGCAGGACAGCGAGTGGACCGCGCCTGACCTGCCCCCCGCCCGCCGGGTGGGACTGGTGGCGGCCGGCGTGGCGGCCCTGGTGGTCGTCGGCAGCTGGCTGGCCCAGCTTCTGTAACCGTTCAGCACTGAATAACCGCCCTTCGGGGCGGTTTTTTGTAGCATGGCATCGCTTTGTTACCACTACGGTACGGACAAGTTGTCGTGCGCGGGTCTACCCTGAATGTATGACCTGGAACCCCGACCTGTACCACCGCTTCCAGGGCGCCCGCAGCGCCCCCGCCCGCGACCTGCAGGCCATGCTCCCAGACCTCCCCTACCGCCGGATCGTGGACCTCGGCTGCGGCACCGGCGAACAGACCCTGACCCTCGCCGAACGCTTCCCGCACGCCGAGGTGACCGGGGTGGACAGCAGTGCCGAAATGCTGAGCCGCGCCCGCGCCCATTCGGCCCCCAATCTCGCCTTCCGGCAGGCCGACCTGCGCGACCTGGACGGCGAGTATGACCTGATCTACTCGAACGCCGCGCTGCAATGGCTGCCCGACCACCCCACCCTGCTGGCCGCCCTGTGGGCGCACCTCGCCCCGGGCGGCATCCTGGCCGTGCAGGTGCCCGCCAACCACGACCACCCCAGCCACCGCCTCCTGACCGACACCGCCCGCGAGTTCGAGGGCGAGCTGGGCGGTTTTACCCGCTTCGGCACCGCGCACGGGGTCTCCCCCGTCCTCACGCCCGCCGGGTACGCCGAGACGCTGGACGCCCTGGGGGCCGTGGACATCACCGCCCTGAGCCGGGTGTACCCGGTCGAGCTCAGCGGCGCGGAAGGCATCGTGGAGTGGACGCGCGGCACCGCCCTCGTCCCCTACCTGTCCCGCCTGACCCCAGCGGACGCCGCGCGCTTCACCGAGCGGTACCTGGAGAAACTGCGCGACGTGTACCCCGGCGAGCGGGTGTACTACGCGTTCACGCGCGTGCTGTTCACCGCCCGCAGGCCCTGAGGCGCACCCTTCAGGACAGGCGGCGTTTCACGTGACGGGTCGGCGCGTGCGTCCACGGGTCGTCCGGCCAGGGGTGTTTCGGGTAGCGGCCGCGCAGGTCCTTGCGGACCTCGAAGTACGACGAGTTCCAGAACGACCGCAGGTCCTGCGTCACCTGCACCGGCCGGCCCGCCGGGGAGAGCAGGTGCAGCAGCACCGGCGT from Deinococcus ficus includes:
- a CDS encoding methyltransferase domain-containing protein, with translation MTWNPDLYHRFQGARSAPARDLQAMLPDLPYRRIVDLGCGTGEQTLTLAERFPHAEVTGVDSSAEMLSRARAHSAPNLAFRQADLRDLDGEYDLIYSNAALQWLPDHPTLLAALWAHLAPGGILAVQVPANHDHPSHRLLTDTAREFEGELGGFTRFGTAHGVSPVLTPAGYAETLDALGAVDITALSRVYPVELSGAEGIVEWTRGTALVPYLSRLTPADAARFTERYLEKLRDVYPGERVYYAFTRVLFTARRP